From Vicinamibacterales bacterium, a single genomic window includes:
- the rlmN gene encoding 23S rRNA (adenine(2503)-C(2))-methyltransferase RlmN, translating to MPHPSLPTDIGGFERRELETLLRDRGIPTFHARQIYRWVFKRGVTDFDRMTDLSKTLRADLGQAVRVSTPAITGRERASDGTEKLLLQLADGRRIEAVFIPDSPGQTFCISTQVGCAMNCAFCLTGKMGLTRNLDAGEIVGQVRVLARELGLLDARFNIVLMGMGEPLHNYDQTMRALRILGDEDGLAVSPRRVTLSTVGLVPALDRLAQEPYMPNLAVSLHATTEAQRDLLVPLNRKYSISEVIAACQRFPVKRRERITFEYVMLADVNDTPEDAHQLVHMLNGVRSKVNLIPLNEAAGIPFSRPSDDRVDRFAQILADHRLTVSVRKSRGRDIRAACGQLIVEGQTKSAGQKLADAMR from the coding sequence GTGCCCCACCCATCCCTGCCGACCGATATCGGCGGCTTCGAACGCCGCGAACTCGAGACCCTGCTACGCGATCGGGGCATTCCCACGTTCCACGCCCGCCAAATCTACCGCTGGGTGTTCAAACGCGGCGTGACCGACTTCGACCGCATGACCGATCTGTCGAAAACCTTGCGGGCGGATCTGGGCCAGGCGGTGAGGGTGTCCACCCCGGCCATCACCGGACGTGAGCGGGCGTCGGACGGAACCGAAAAGCTGCTGCTCCAGCTCGCCGACGGCCGCCGTATCGAGGCGGTGTTCATCCCCGACTCGCCCGGACAGACCTTCTGCATCTCGACGCAGGTCGGCTGCGCGATGAACTGCGCGTTCTGCCTGACGGGCAAGATGGGTCTCACGCGAAACCTCGACGCGGGTGAGATCGTCGGTCAGGTTCGTGTCCTGGCACGCGAACTCGGCCTCCTCGACGCCAGGTTCAACATCGTGCTGATGGGAATGGGCGAGCCGCTCCACAACTACGACCAGACGATGAGGGCGCTGCGGATTCTGGGCGACGAGGACGGGCTGGCGGTGTCGCCGAGACGCGTGACGCTATCCACGGTCGGCCTGGTCCCCGCACTCGACCGTCTCGCCCAGGAACCGTACATGCCGAACCTGGCTGTCTCACTTCACGCGACGACGGAAGCCCAGCGCGACCTGCTGGTTCCCCTCAACAGGAAGTACAGCATCAGCGAGGTCATCGCGGCCTGCCAGCGATTCCCCGTCAAACGACGCGAACGCATCACGTTCGAGTACGTGATGCTGGCGGACGTGAACGATACGCCAGAGGACGCGCACCAACTCGTCCACATGCTCAACGGCGTCCGCTCGAAGGTGAACCTCATCCCGCTCAACGAGGCGGCGGGTATCCCGTTTTCCCGCCCATCCGACGATCGTGTCGATCGGTTCGCGCAGATTCTGGCCGATCACCGCCTGACGGTTTCGGTACGGAAGAGCCGCGGGCGCGATATCCGCGCGGCCTGCGGTCAACTCATCGTCGAGGGACAGACGAAATCGGCGGGGCAGAAACTTGCGGATGCGATGCGCTGA
- a CDS encoding pitrilysin family protein, producing the protein MIVREVLGSGLRLLTESMPHVRSISVGVWLTRGSRHEPEERSGIAHFVEHMLFKGTATRSAEDIAQAIDSIGGQLDAFTAKEYAGYYIKVLDEHLPLAMEILSDIVLHPAFDADDIEREKKVILEEIKMVEDTPDDLVHELFTQTFWEGHPLGRPILGTPDTVDALTQETLRDYFRRVYTANNFVVAAVGNLDHARVGELVERAFADLTPTGEVAADIVPRVLPRFAVRNKDLEQSHIVLGTSGYSQSHEDRYVSYVLNTLLGGSMSSRLFQNVREKRGLAYAVFSSLSAYRDAGALTIYAGCATEAVAEVIDVTVEELRGVKNEPIPETELRRAKDHLKGSMMLSLENTASRMSHVARQEIYGDRRFGLDETLEGVERVTVDDVQRVARDLFVNGGLAGTVLGPLDGWHYPIDRLTLS; encoded by the coding sequence ATGATCGTCCGCGAGGTCCTCGGAAGCGGCCTTCGTCTTCTCACCGAATCGATGCCGCACGTCCGTTCCATCAGCGTGGGCGTGTGGCTGACGCGGGGGTCGCGTCACGAGCCCGAGGAACGCAGCGGGATTGCCCACTTCGTGGAGCACATGCTGTTCAAGGGCACGGCAACGCGGAGCGCCGAGGACATCGCGCAGGCCATCGATTCGATCGGCGGACAACTCGATGCCTTCACGGCCAAGGAATACGCCGGCTACTACATCAAGGTGCTCGACGAGCACCTGCCGCTGGCCATGGAGATTCTCTCCGACATCGTGCTGCACCCGGCGTTCGACGCCGACGACATCGAGCGTGAGAAGAAGGTCATCCTCGAAGAAATCAAGATGGTCGAGGACACGCCCGACGACCTGGTCCACGAGTTGTTCACGCAGACGTTCTGGGAAGGCCACCCGCTCGGCCGGCCGATTCTCGGGACGCCTGACACAGTGGATGCGCTGACCCAGGAGACGCTTCGCGACTACTTCCGGCGCGTCTACACGGCGAACAACTTCGTCGTTGCCGCGGTCGGCAACCTGGACCATGCGCGCGTCGGGGAGTTGGTGGAGCGGGCGTTTGCCGACCTCACGCCGACCGGCGAGGTAGCGGCCGATATCGTGCCCCGCGTCCTGCCCCGGTTTGCCGTGCGGAACAAGGATCTCGAGCAGAGCCACATCGTCCTCGGCACGAGCGGCTATTCACAGAGCCACGAGGACCGCTACGTCAGCTACGTGCTGAACACGCTGCTCGGCGGGTCGATGAGTTCGCGGCTGTTCCAGAACGTGCGTGAGAAGCGCGGGCTGGCGTATGCGGTCTTCAGCAGTCTGAGCGCGTACCGCGATGCCGGTGCGCTGACGATCTATGCCGGGTGTGCGACCGAGGCGGTGGCCGAGGTGATTGATGTGACGGTCGAGGAACTCCGGGGCGTGAAGAACGAGCCGATTCCCGAGACCGAGCTCCGTCGAGCCAAGGATCACCTCAAGGGCAGCATGATGCTGAGCCTCGAGAACACCGCGAGCCGGATGTCGCACGTCGCCCGCCAGGAGATCTACGGCGACCGGCGTTTCGGCCTCGACGAGACGCTCGAAGGCGTCGAGCGGGTCACGGTGGACGATGTGCAGCGGGTGGCGCGCGATCTGTTCGTGAACGGCGGGCTCGCCGGAACCGTGCTGGGCCCGCTCGACGGGTGGCACTATCCGATCGATCGCCTGACGCTGTCGTAG